In Phragmites australis chromosome 24, lpPhrAust1.1, whole genome shotgun sequence, the following are encoded in one genomic region:
- the LOC133907111 gene encoding probable inorganic phosphate transporter 1-8: MARGGESLQVLSALDAAKTQWYHFTAIVVAGMGFFTDAYDLFCISLVTKLLGRIYYTDTAKPDPGSLPPNVAAAVNGVAFCGTLAGQLFFGWLGDKLGRKSVYGMTLMLMVICSIASGLSFGHTPTGVMATLCFFRFWLGFGIGGDYPLSATIMSEYANKKTRGAFIAAVFAMQGFGILAGGIVTLIISAAFRAGYQAPAYQDNAGASTVAQADYVWRIVLMLGALPAILTYYWRMKMPETARYTALVAKNAKQAAADMSKVLQTEIVEEQEKLEEMVTARSNSFGLFSPEFARRHGLHLVGTATTWFLLDIAFYSQNLFQKDIFTKVGWIPPAKTMSALEEVFRISRAQTLIALCGTVPGYWFTVALIDIVGRFAIQLLGFFMMTVFMLGLALPYHHWTTSGNHIGFVVMYAFTFFFANFGPNSTTFIVPAEIFPARLRSTCHGISAASGKAGAIVGAFGFLYAAQDPHKPDAGYKPGIGVRNSLFVLAACNMLGFILTFLVPESKGKSLEEMSGEADDSEEAEAVGSGAVRPSETQMV; encoded by the coding sequence ATGGCGCGTGGGGGAGAGTCGCTGCAGGTGCTGAGCGCGCTGGACGCGGCCAAGACGCAGTGGTACCACTTCACGGCCATCGTCGTCGCCGGCATGGGCTTCTTCACGGACGCCTACGACCTCTTCTGCATCTCCCTCGTCACCAAGCTGCTGGGCCGCATCTACTACACCGACACCGCCAAGCCCGACCCGGGCTCGCTCCCGCCCAACGTCGCCGCGGCCGTCAACGGCGTCGCCTTCTGCGGCACGCTCGCCGGccagctcttcttcggttggcTCGGGGACAAGCTCGGCCGCAAGAGCGTCTACGGGATGACGCTTATGCTCATGGTCATCTGCTCCATCGCGTCGGGGCTCTCGTTCGGCCACACGCCCACGGGGGTCATGGCCACGCTCTGCTTCTTCCGGTTCTGGCTCGGGTTTGGCATCGGCGGCGACTACCCGCTCTCGGCGACCATCATGTCCGAGTACGCCAACAAGAAGACCCGCGGCGCGTTCATCGCCGCCGTGTTCGCCATGCAGGGCTTCGGCATCCTCGCCGGCGGCATTGTCACGCTCATCATCTCCGCCGCCTTCCGCGCGGGTTACCAGGCCCCTGCGTACCAGGACAACGCCGGCGCCTCAACCGTGGCGCAGGCCGACTACGTGTGGCGCATCGTCCTCATGCTCGGCGCCTTGCCTGCGATACTCACCTACTACTGGCGGATGAAGATGCCGGAGACGGCGCGGTACACCGCGCTGGTGGCCAAGAACGCCAAGCAGGCCGCTGCCGACATGTCCAAGGTGCTCCAAACGGAGATCGTGGAGGAGCAGGAGAAGCTGGAGGAGATGGTCACAGCCCGGAGCAACAGCTTCGGCCTCTTCTCCCCGGAGTTCGCGCGCCGCCACGGCCTACACCTCGTCGGCACGGCCACCACCTGGTTCCTCCTCGACATCGCCTTCTACAGCCAGAACCTGTTCCAGAaggacatcttcaccaaggtcGGGTGGATCCCGCCGGCCAAGACCATGAGCGCGCTCGAGGAGGTGTTCCGCATCTCCCGTGCGCAGACGCTCATCGCGCTCTGCGGCACCGTACCGGGCTACTGGTTCACCGTCGCGCTCATCGACATCGTCGGCCGCTTCGCCATCCAGCTGCTCGGCTTCTTCATGATGACCGTCTTCATGCTCGGCCTCGCCTTGCCGTACCACCACTGGACCACGTCCGGCAACCACATCGGGTTCGTCGTCATGTACgccttcaccttcttcttcgcCAACTTCGGGCCCAACAGCACCACCTTCATCGTGCCGGCCGAGATCTTCCCGGCGCGGCTGCGGTCCACGTGCCACGGCATCTCGGCCGCCTCAGGGAAGGCCGGCGCCATCGTCGGGGCGTTCGGGTTCCTGTACGCGGCCCAGGATCCGCACAAGCCGGACGCCGGGTACAAGCCCGGGATCGGCGTGCGCAACTCGCTGTTCGTGCTCGCCGCGTGCAACATGCTCGGGTTCATCCTCACGTTCCTCGTGCCGGAGTCCAAGGGGAAATCGCTCGAGGAGATGTCCGGCGAGGCCGACGACAGCGAGGAGGCCGAGGCCGTCGGCAGCGGCGCGGTGCGCCCGTCGGAGACCCAGATGGTGTAG